Below is a window of Solanum stenotomum isolate F172 chromosome 7, ASM1918654v1, whole genome shotgun sequence DNA.
ATAAGGGTAAATACAACATGGTATTATGTTAGAGTAGAACAATGCTAGGTCTTCccttcaaaataaaataatatagtagtaatttaggggtgtacatggctgGGTTgattcgggtttttcaaataacaaatcaaatcatttgtgttggatttttaaatttataaaccaaatcaaaccaataaaactcgggttttttggggttttttgaattttttcggATTTTTCGGTTTTTCGGGTTTTTCTGGTAAAGTAtacatacaaacatataatttactagtacttcaaatatttctttagtcctaccaaaatacaactatctaagatgtttcttaaaaatataacacaatatgatatgattaatgacactaaaatatccaacaaaaataataataatgaaattgcgtaaaataaatattgcaaattaacaagtcataatgaaaatgatcataatttaaaaggactaaatcatgctaaaattaagtttaataagtattagttacatgactaaatattaaagaaaattaaaattagatcaagtattttaattgtctaaaccaatgcaaaactaaagaacaaatactcaatattattgtcattcttagtgttgaattgattttctgtttgcattaatattaatttgattttgatttaagctttattataattaccaacatctttggactataatctttattggcctattcataattctaagtttcaaacttgaaataatatattaaaagttaaaaactatgaaaaagtataagaaatttaaaaattatatcaaagtaaatatttttatttataaaataaaattttaaaattatatatagaatgtcgggttggtttggtctcgggttgttttttttaagttaaaaccaaaccaaccctaATATAGTCAggttttttcttcaaaaacaaaccactagtcggatttttttttcgAGTTAACTCGATTTGtgatttggttcgattttgagtttgattttgtacacCCTAAGTACCCTAAGTAGTATAATAGAATATTAGCTAGATAACCCATACATTAAAGTTTTCATTGAGATGAGAACTTTGGATCagttttataattattattgttttgttttattttacaAAGAATCACTTGTTTATACATTGGAATACTAAAAGAATCTAGGAGAAGCATTAAtctgtttttttcattttcagttcGATCTATGTATTGAAACTCAATTTTAGGATCTGTTTTtcagaatgatatttttaacaagatctttttcattctcaagattcaaatttgaaatttctaattaaaaatagagaaatttcaAACTATTCCACCACAATTCATATTTAACGCATTGATTTGTTTGGAAATGTACACATTACTCTATTATTGAGATTCACAACTATGAGTTTAAAATGGATCTTGCCAACAAATAAATCCAATACATATAAATAGAATTCTACACGAGTCATAAATTTGTTTATTGGCACAAATAACAGAATAATAATAAGATAACAATTTACTCGCACAAGTTATGtatatgaaattaatgaataaGTTATGTCGCGTGCTTACACAGATTGTGGTAGGATGATTGAATgttttcattcttaatcaaagatcttgagtttgagttcgtaaaataaaaaaatcctattaaaaatgttattctcaaaaataaactttacaattcataaattcaaatttatatcatGTAGTCCATTGCCATGAATCTTACTTAATAATAGCGTACGCACTTTCTCAAAATAGTTTAATGTTTCTACTAGACCTATGTAATCGttcaaaatgaaataattaatattaagtgatAATTACTCAATCATTTTAGTTATTGATCCAAAGTTGTGATCTAAATGAAAACATTAAAATTTGCATGGGTTATCTAACTCGTCcactttattttccttaaagGGGTGACCCAACATTGTTTTATAATTCACcctcaattttttgatttttttttataagtgtaATTCTTTTTTACTTTACCGGGGTATATAAAGTTAAGCACTAGGATTTAAGTAATATGTATTGTtaatgtaaataattttttacactAAGTCTctttaaaatgtaatatttataattttttttaaataaaataaattatcagATACCATCAATAAAAATGGCTTGatagtatatataataaatttaaataatcaacatactccctccattccatcaAGAATGACACTATTCTTTTTTAATCTAATCCAAAATTGATGACTCTTTTCTAAAGTagaaaaactttttattttacctttagtaacaaatattttaatcacACAAATATTATGACAGATTTAAAGACGCACAATTTttaaacaaatagtaaattacaaccacaaaaatattataacaacatatataaaaattacaGCTTTAAatcatttactttttttttaaagttcgTATTGAGTCAAACtatataatcaaaatttgaaaagatgaagaaaatagGACCCAATCCTTTAGGTTCCAGTACTCTACAGACAAAACTTTTGAAGAATATAGCAAAGATTTAATTAAGATAATGTCTCTATTGAACCATAAATTAGTCCCAAAtcttttcaccatttttatGATTAAGGGCCTTCTAATTGCCATTTGCTTAGTCTACACCATTTCACTAATCTCCTTCACTTCTCATTTCTCCAAAAGCTATGAGCATACAAATAAACTAGAAAATATCAACAaagatttagaagaagaaacaaacatATCCCATATTCTCTTTGGTATTCCGGGGTCCATAAAAATGTGGAACAAATGCTCGCGTTACTCTAGCCTCTGGTGGAGACCAAATGTAACGCGAGGGCTTGTGTGGCTCAACAGAAGCCCCACAAAGATGTGACGTGGCCCGAAAATTCCTTGCCCTATAGGGTCTCTCAAGACACATCCAAATTCAAGTACACTTGTTGGTTTGGTGACAGGTTAGTAGAACGAAAGGATGGttagttgaaatttttttatagaaaatttatattgttgtgttgttatatatttaagagtcatttctactttttttttccctttgcaTTATGAAATAATGAGTTGCATTTGTATAGGCATTTTGGTTATTACTAGTGAAATAACCCTTctagtaatatatttttgttactcCCCCAATTTTCATAAAGTATTCGATCCAATTTAATAATAGTtccccaaaattttaaaaattattttctaattgaaACCCATACTTGTTTTTGGAGGTCTTGTTGTTGCTGATTTAATTTGtctgaaaatatatataacatatccaTATTTTTTTCACCGCCACGTGCATTTTAATTTGTGTCACGACTAGTACTTGACCTACTTTTATTTTCTCTAGATACTCTATAATCCAAGtaagttcaagtacttgaaaAGCATCGTCTTTATCGAAATAAATATGATTATAGACTATATATATaggttaaaattaatttttatatataataaaatcatGAATATCTTTAGTGAAGTTTTTTACTTCGCCACTGTAGATCAGCTGTGAGGATCACGAGAATTGTAAAGGAGAGCTTAGAGCTAGGGTTGTCAAATGTGAGATGGTTCGTAAAGGGAGATGATGATACAGTATTTTTTACGGAGAATTTAGTGACGGTTTTGAGTAAATATGATCACAATCAAATGTATTATATAGGTCGGAATTCCGAAAGTGTGGAGGCAAATGTGATGTGTTCCTATAATATGGCATATGGTGGCAGTGGCACCGCTATTAGTTATCCACTCACGATGGAGCTCGTTAAGATTTTAGACGATTGCATTAATCGTTACAATTACGTGTTCGGTTCTGATTTGATGATATCTAATTGTATGGCTGAGATTGGTGTTCCTCTTACAAAAGAACTTGGTTTCCATCAGGTACATATATACCCCACAACTTTTGAATATTATTTAgggaaaaggacaaatatacccctgaattatcgtaaatggtatgcagataccctctgtcatacttttgggacattggtacccctaccgtccaaaaactagagcatatatacccttcaCTCTaccggaagactaaatagggataTGTGGCACAATTTTATCCGTTGattcgatatttaataaatgtcgagTCAGATAAGATTGTGACACGTGTATGTGTGTTAGTATAAAgcgtatatatgctctagtttttggacggcagggacaccaatgttccaaaaatatgacggagggtatttgAAGACCATTTACAATAGTTCggaggtatatttgtcctttttccctattatttaagttgaattttttagttataatataattaattttttttttacttttttttaaaaatatggatATACAAGGGAGCCCGAGAGGGCTATTAACAGCCCATCCCGTGGAGCCACTTGTCTCACTTCACCATCTAGACCTATACGTGGTCCAATCATTAATTCCATCAATGACCCAATTTGACTCTATAAAGAAACTCATCGAGTCTTACAAAAATGACCCAAGTCGAACAATGCAATACACTTTGTGCTATGACTTAAATAGAAACTGGTCATTATCAGTATCATGGGGCTATTCGGTGCAATTATATCCATGGCTAATGAATGCAAGAGAATTGGGGCTACCAATGCAAACGTTCAAGACATGGATCGGGTCCAAAGAACCGTTCATATTTGATACTCGGCCCAATTATATAGATCCATGTAAAAGGCCCATTGAGTTCTATTTGGATCAAGTTATTGGGCTTCAAATGGTGAAACGTTTACAAGTTATAGCACTTTATTGGTCATGATTCTAATAAGCAATGTGAGAACCAAAAGTACAAATCAGCATTAGCCATTCACATGGTTAATGTTACGGCTCCGATTCTATCTCTCCTAGTATGGAGACAGGTAAAATCTTCGTgctatctatttcattttacgTGAACTTGTTCGAtaacaaataaattttgttagtgaaccttaaatactatttatgtgattttttgtttttaaaaaaattgcaggCGCCACGTCAACAATGTTGCGAGGTAATTAATGTTATTGGGAACGtgctaaatattaaaattaaaagttgcAATCAGTGGCAACCAGTAACGACGCCGTTTCACGACAAGTATGGAGACTTTGCCTATTTTCAAAGATTAGTTTGATGTACTTATTAATTTTgggaaagaaaattttaaaaaaaatttccctatcaattatttcaattttttttttttttgagttgttggaaaataaataaatagtagtatttcattttaaaaataaatattattttaattcaaatcACAAACTTAAAgtactattttaaatattttctctcacttttaaaaaagaaatttctaACAATAACTACTACTTTAtaagataaatatataaatttaagtaattttattgaaatagaaaaatcactATAATCTATAATATTTTCCCCACCacctcttttatttttgtgtttttctttttgtcatttacttgtttttttttgaagtatttCATTACTTTTTTACTTACATTTAGCACAAAACAAAATGATTAGGTAAGTAAAAGTTAAAATCTGTTGCATGACCACTTTTTGGTGCTTTTTGAGGACAATTATTTAACTacttttgttctttgttttaCTCTCTTTCCTCAATTTAGCATAAAGTTGTTATGACCTTAAAATTTGTCTCATTCATTTTGTCCTCATATTAATGTCACGTATATCAATACAAGTTTCCCTAGGTTTATTACTCAATCATTAGAGGTAACTTCACTCCTAAATTTGCGTATAATAGATTCTTAATCTTTCTCCAAAAGTCATATATATTGAAATTTATTGTATCgagttttctctttttttaattaatgacgctctaatataaaaaatttagatgataattatataaatttcaaaaagttacATATTTAACTATTCAGTCAGAAATATTAACAatcaataaattattaatttgatcggctatttcttttatttttggatgtttcaataaatttctttataaaTCTCACCTCTATACAAGATAGAACTATCACTTATTTCCATCTACACTTAAGTTTTTCGAATTAATAATGGCTACTTCCCTATCTAAACAACTTCATTTTCTATTGATACCTTTAATGTCTCAAAGCCATATAATACCATTAGTAGACTTGGCAAAATTACTAGCACTTCATGGAGTCAATGTCTCAATTATCACAACACCTATCAATGCCAAAAGGTACAAATCAATAGTCACACATGCTATAAAATCCaatctaaaaatcaaaataattccTCTTCATTTTCCAAGCCAAGAAGTTGGATTACCTCAAGGATGTGAAAATTTGGACACACTCAAATCACTAGAGTTGTTTAAAGATTTCTTTTTGGCTAGTGAAATGATGCAAGAACCACTAGAGAAATTAATTCAAGATTTGGAACCAAAGCCAAGTTGTATCATTTCAACTAGTCCTCTTATTTGGACTCAACAAGTTGCTAATAAATTTAAGATTCCAAGGTATATATTCCAAACTATTTCTTGTTTTACCCTCTATTGTTCTCACATgctaaatgaaacaaaaatacatGATAAGGATTCATTCTTGATTCCTAATATTCCACACAAGATTGAGTTTACAAAAGGTCAAACATTGAATGGCAATATAACAAAGCAATCTCAAGATATGCAAAGTATTATAGACCAAATTAAACAATCTCAAGACTTGGCTAGAGGTACTTTGATTAATACTTTTGAGGAATTGGAGCCATGGTATGTTGATTCATACAAGAAATTTGTGAACAATGTATTTTGTGTTGGTCCAGTATCATTATGTaacaaagaaattgatgaaATGGTTGATAGAGGCAACAAGGCTTCAATTGATGAGCATATTTGTTTGAAGTGGCTTGATTCTATGAAGCCAAAATCAGTCATGTATGCTTGTTTTGGTAGCCTTTGTAACATTTCATTCTTGCAAATGAAGGAAATTGGATTAGGGTTAGAGTCATCAAATGTACCTTTTATTTGGATAATTAGAGGGCTAAATTTTACATTAGAAGTCGAAAAATGGCTAATGGATGAAAATTTCGAAGAGAAGGTTAAAGGAAGAGGGATGATTATCCGAGGTTGGGCCCCACAAGTTCTAATATTAACTCATCCATCAATCGGAGGATTTCTGACACACTGTGGATGGAATTCAACTTTAGAAGGAATTTCATGTGGCGTACCAATGATTACTTTTCCTATGTTTGCCGAACAATTTTACAATGAGAAATTCATCGTAAATATTTTGAAGATTGGGGTTCGAGTTGGAGTTGAAGTGAGTATTAACTCTTGGAATGAAGAGAAGAATGGAGTGTTAGTTAACAAGGATCAAGTCAAAAGTGCAATAAATCAATTAATGGATAAAGGATTAGAGggtgaagaaagaagaaaaagagcaaAGGAGTTGGTACATATTTCAAAGAAGGCAATACAAGAAGAAGGTTCTTCATACTTGAATATCAAATTATTGATTGAAGATGTCATGGAGCAACTTAAGAATAAAGAGAGGGAAGCCAATAATGTGGCTAGAACAATGTAAAGTTTGTATTTAGAAAGGGTTATTTTTGTAATGACAAGAAAAGGTGGTCAAAATAAGTGTCATTTCTTGTAGTGTAATATGGAGTATcaaattatactatttttttcaaacttaataTAAGTAtgtttcaaaaatctttcttttttctaaaattgtATTTAATCAAAGAGTATCATATTAAGACTTTCGTTAAGTACAAATAAATAAGACCTTTGTATCCTTGAAATATATTTCAAGAATATCATTGTCCTCGTGTAAACTCGAtacattttgacaaattttcaaacactttttATGGCTTTAATTAATCAGAATCAAGGAACAAACCTACAAAGGCTTGACAACTAAGTAGAATTATGTTGATAAGTCATACATctgaataatatatttttaatatgtggAAAAATTGCTTCGTCTACTTTGGACATTCAATTTAAGAGGCTTAACGCAATAGTTTTAATGGTCAACATTGAGTCCTCAATTTGTATTTAATTTGTAGTTTGTAACATTTGACTTCAATAATAGTGTGCTTTAtgttttctctttgttttgcttttcaaccaaaaaataagtaataaaataagtgTGTTTTAATTAGAATGATACATCATCAATGTTTTGGTTTAATTagttctcttttaatttatttattttcacttgATTTAATCATCAAAGTGttagtgaaaaacttacaagataacaaaaatacaagattacaattgaaattaaaaataaagaaataaatctcttcaggctgaggcgcggatatctcgctctctttaaggagattcaagctcactgcagcaaatgtttttcACCGGTGTTTTACTcgataagataaaataaaagaaaaatgactatgttttgaaaaatcgattaaacttatgatttaagagaaatcgaatttccaaaataacagagtcgccacttaatttttttagtaaaaatcaagaaaaaacttaaGGTTTTCAAATGGCTCAAACAGattaaaatcaattgaaaataaaagggttcgaagttcaatgtacattccgagaaggtgttaagccctcggaatgcccgctaacttgcgCTTGACCGGCTATTtgactaaaaatgatttttgactaactttgaaattttcaactaagtaaaagaactcctaacgactttgactaattttgaaatcttaactaagtaaaagaactcattttattttaactaattttattgagaTTTTAACCAAGTaaaaaagaactcatttatttaaactaactttttgaaattttaaccaGGTAAAaggactcatttattttaacttatttatttattactattattattttttatcatttctatGTATCTTAAGGGAAATGGGGCTAAATGGGGTTTTTTTAAGGAGAAGTAACTAAAGTAACGAGACAAATAATAGAATTAAAACTAAGCATGAAATCTACCTGTTGGTAatgtgttgttgttgtatgttgGGTTCTTTTGGGAAAGTAATTGGAATTGGGTTGGATATGAGGATGGGAATGGGCCTGCTGAGAGTTGGGTCGGCTGAAGGGAGGGATTTGGGCTGAAAATGGCCCAATACTTGGTACTGTAAAGGTTTAAAAGGGGGTAAAAGGAGATGGCTAAAATCGTTAATAAGGTATAGCCACATTGAATTTAATTTGCGACTTCggctaaaatctaaataagatgaattatcTAATTAGTTAACaaacttcttaattttaacgtCATTGATTAATTTaactaaaacataattaaattagatgcaaattaattaacttgaaATTACAACCATAACTTAGAccaaactaaattaataaactaTTTAACTTGAAATGTGAAATCTTCGGGGATgattatcaaatatttataaaaaaaacatactaataatatatataattatataaagcaaatttattattcaaaagttataaaatttacaaggctattttaaaacttgaaaataataactataacttaCCTAAAGCgaattaataaaacatttaactaaaatgtaacGTCTTTGgagatgattttataaaatatactaacccggtaaaaacatatttatcaCCTAAAATGTTGTAGAAATGaataaaaatcatcaaaacctcTAAAACATTTCgaatttttataaaactaattatttcaaatcgtttgaaattaaaaagttctaaaattaatttctaTCGTGGAGGGTcgaaattgggtgtcaacaaccgGTCCAGTAgcagtccttcttgacttgtcccctccaggatacaatagccttcacaaagtataactcgacaactctggacaagagttgagttcaaagctccacaaaagaaacacctcccttcaactaataagaactctctttttgataaaccttatgcactctatattttcctGTGTGTTGTGTGtaacaaaccaaatgaagaccatcactatttatactacaagaagtcttcctagcaatgaataggaagataatggggtagtaaataatgaagataatgatcttaggagttacataggttacaaggaTAATGGAGGAGTAAAAAATGGAATAATGAGAGGGGTAACCAATGCCTCTAACGTGTACTTGCACAACGGCCAACTTTCCAATGTTCACAGAAAGCAGCAAAGTGCATAAGCCTATGGTCATTAATTGACCACTAAGTAATGAGGCACAAATGCATGTAACTCCCACGTCCTCTATTCCATCTTCATGGCAGATGGCTATACTaagttttaataaattaatatacaaaatattaatattaaaattctaataaaccaacacaaagtatttaaatataaatatcaattttatgAATCTCGATTACAAATTATAATTGTCTATTCTAAATTTAGTCGATAGAATATAACTATAGAAAGTAATCAATATCAAAATTATCGAACCTCgcaaaccaaaaccaaaaagTGAAAATTGAACCATACCAAATTATTTCGACATAATATTGGTTCAACATTTTGTAAGGTCTAAAAAATCGAAtcattatcttttaaaattgtaCCAATTTTAAGATATCTGGGTGATTGTGGATATATAGGCCACATATTTAATAAAGGTGCAAGGAAAAAATTGTGGTATAGATGATACGAacttttattattgaaataaGAGTGTTGTACTTAAATCTGCATACGtgtcttatattttatttttatgtttttttttttagcaataaATTAGCTCATTAAAATCTAAGTCGCTCAGACTCACTTAAAATGTTATCGTATTCATATTAAAtcctttaaaaatatattgtttttagaGAATTTGACATATAACATTCGACATTTTTAAAGAATCCAAGCAAATCAAATCTTCCCCGATATTGCGACTACAACATAAGAaacaatattttctatataaagtTGTAATTTTAGTTCATATATGCCATGTTTGTCATTAATGCCCACTATTTAGTAATTCAT
It encodes the following:
- the LOC125870037 gene encoding UDP-glycosyltransferase 73C1-like; translation: MATSLSKQLHFLLIPLMSQSHIIPLVDLAKLLALHGVNVSIITTPINAKRYKSIVTHAIKSNLKIKIIPLHFPSQEVGLPQGCENLDTLKSLELFKDFFLASEMMQEPLEKLIQDLEPKPSCIISTSPLIWTQQVANKFKIPRYIFQTISCFTLYCSHMLNETKIHDKDSFLIPNIPHKIEFTKGQTLNGNITKQSQDMQSIIDQIKQSQDLARGTLINTFEELEPWYVDSYKKFVNNVFCVGPVSLCNKEIDEMVDRGNKASIDEHICLKWLDSMKPKSVMYACFGSLCNISFLQMKEIGLGLESSNVPFIWIIRGLNFTLEVEKWLMDENFEEKVKGRGMIIRGWAPQVLILTHPSIGGFLTHCGWNSTLEGISCGVPMITFPMFAEQFYNEKFIVNILKIGVRVGVEVSINSWNEEKNGVLVNKDQVKSAINQLMDKGLEGEERRKRAKELVHISKKAIQEEGSSYLNIKLLIEDVMEQLKNKEREANNVARTM